One Vicugna pacos chromosome 33, VicPac4, whole genome shotgun sequence genomic region harbors:
- the C2CD2L gene encoding phospholipid transfer protein C2CD2L isoform X2: MDPGWGQRDVGWAALLLLFAASLLTVFGWLLQYARGLWLARARGGRGQAPALANEPAGSLRELGVWRSLLRLRATRAGAPEEPGVRGLLASLFAFKSFRENWQRAWVRALNEQACRDGSSIQIAFEEVPQLPPRASINHVTCVDQSEHTMVLHCQLSAEEMMFPVSVTQQSPAAVSMETYHVTLTLPPTQLEVNLEEIPGEGLLVSWVFTDRPDLSLKVLPKLQAKERGEEQVELSTIEDLIEDAIVSTQPAMMVNLRACPAPGGLVPSEKPPTVPQTQPAIPRPTRLFLRQLRASHLGSELEGTGEVCCVAELDNPMQQKWTKPMRAGPEVEWNEDLTLDLGPQSRELTLKVLRSSSCGDPELLGQATLSVGSPSRPLSRRQVCLLTPGPGKALGLAATMAAELQYEEGSPRNLGTPTSSTPRPSITPTKKIELDRTIMPDGTIVTTVTTVQSRPRVDGKLDSPSRSPSKVEVTEKTTTVLSESGGPSSTSHSSSRESHLSNGLDPVAETAIRQLTEPSGRAAKKTPTKRSTLIISGVSKVPIAQDELALSLGYAASLEASMQDEAGTSGGPSSPPSDPPAMSPGPLDALSSPTSVQEADETTRSDISERPSVDDVESETGSTGALETRSLKDHKVSFLRSGTKLIFRRRPRQKEAGLSQSHDDLSNTTATPSVRKKAGSFSRRLIKRFSFKSKPKANGNPSPQL; this comes from the exons ATGGATCCGGGCTGGGGGCAGCGGGACGTGGGCTGGGCGGCCCTGCTGCTCCTCTTCGCCGCCTCGCTGCTCACGGTGTTCGGCTGGCTGCTGCAGTATGCCCGGGGCTTGTGGCTGGCGCGGGCCCGCGGGGGCCGGGGCCAGGCACCCGCCTTAGCTAACGAGCCCGCCGGCTCCCTGCGGGAGCTGGGCGTGTGGCGCTCGCTGCTGCGGCTGCGGGCGACTCGGGCTGGAGCCCCTGAGGAGCCAGGCGTCCGGGGCCTCCTGGCGTCGCTCTTCGCCTTCAAGTCTTTCCGGGAGAACTGGCAGCGGGCTTGGGTGCGAGCACTGAACGAGCAGGCCTGCAGGGATGGG AGCTCCATCCAAATCGCCTTTGAGGAGGTGCCCCAACTCCCACCCAGAGCCAGCATCAATCATGTGACCTGCGTAGACCAATCAGAGCACACCATG GTGCTGCATTGCCAGCTCTCTGCTGAGGAGATGATGTTCCCTGTCTCTGTGACCCAGCAGTCCCCCGCTGCTGTCTCCATGGAGACCTACCACGTCACTCTGACACTGCCACCAACACAG TTGGAAGTCAACCTGGAGGAAATCCCTGGTGAAGGCCTGCTTGTATCCTGGGTCTTCACTGATCGCCCGGATCTCAGCCTGAAGGTGCTTCCCAAGCTGCAGGCCAAGGAG AGAGGTGAGGAGCAAGTAGAGCTCTCTACTATTGAGGACTTGATCGAGGATGCCATAGTCAGCACCCAGCCAGCTATGATGGTCAACCTCAGGGCTTGCCCTGCCCCTGGAGGCCTG GTACCTAGTGAGAAGCCACCCACAGTGCCCCAGACCCAGCCAGCCATCCCCAGACCCACCCGGTTATTCCTAAGGCAGCTTCGAGCATCTCATCTGGGAAGTGAGCTGGAAG GCACTGGGGAAGTGTGCTGTGTAGCTGAGCTCGACAACCCCATGCAACAGAAGTGGACCAAGCCCATGAGGGCTGGTCCTGAGGTGGAATGGAATGAGGACCTGACACT GGATTTGGGCCCCCAGAGCCGAGAGCTGACCCTCAAAGTGCTGAGGAGTAGCAGCTGTGGAGATC CTGAACTCTTAGGCCAGGCCACACTGTCTGTGGGCTCCCCTTCCAGACCACTGTCCCGAAGACAGGTGTGCCTGCTCACCCCTGGGCCAGGGAAAGCCCTAGGGCTGGCAGCCACCATGGCAGCAGAG CTTCAGTATGAGGAGGGCTCGCCCCGGAACCTGGGCACTCCCACCTCCTCCACTCCACGCCCCAGCATCACCCCTACCAAGAAAATTGAGTTGGACCGGACCATCATGCCTGATGGCACCATTGTCACCACAGTTACCACCGTCCAGTCCCGGCCCCGGGTAGATGGCAAATTAG aCTCCCCCTCCCGCTCCCCGTCCAAGGTGGAGGTGACTGAGAAGACGACAACCGTGCTGAGTGAGAGTGGTGGCCCCAGCAGTACCTCCCATAGCAGCAGCC GGGAGAGCCACCTTTCCAACGGCCTGGACCCTGTAGCAGAGACAGCAATTCGCCAGCTGACTGAGCCCAGCGGGCGGGCAGCCAAGAAGACACCCACCAAGCGTAGCACACTCATCATCTCTGGGGTTTCCAAG GTGCCCATTGCTCAGGACGAGTTGGCACTATCCCTGGGCTATGCGGCATCCCTGGAAGCCTCAATGCAGGATGAGGCAGGGACCAGCGGAGGTCCCTCTTCACCCCCCTCAGACCCACCAGCCATGTCCCCAGGACCGCTAGATGCCCTCTCCAGTCCCACGAGTGTCCAGGAAGCAGATGAGACAACACGTTCGGACATTTCTGAGAGACCGTCTGTGGATGACGTTGAGTCGGAAACAGGATCTACTGGTGCCCTGGAAACGCGCAGCCTCAAGGATCACAAAG TGAGCTTCCTGCGCAGTGGCACAAAGCTCATCTTCCGCCGGAGGCCTCGTCAGAAGGAAGCTGGTCTGAGCCAATCACACGATGACCTCTCCAACACGACAGCCACACCTAGCGTCCGAAAGAAGGCTGGCAGCTTTTCTCGCCGTCTTATCAAGCGCTTTTCCTTCAAATCCAAACCCAAGGCCAATGGCAACCCTAGCCCGCAGCTCTGA
- the C2CD2L gene encoding phospholipid transfer protein C2CD2L isoform X1, translating to MDPGWGQRDVGWAALLLLFAASLLTVFGWLLQYARGLWLARARGGRGQAPALANEPAGSLRELGVWRSLLRLRATRAGAPEEPGVRGLLASLFAFKSFRENWQRAWVRALNEQACRDGSSIQIAFEEVPQLPPRASINHVTCVDQSEHTMVLHCQLSAEEMMFPVSVTQQSPAAVSMETYHVTLTLPPTQLEVNLEEIPGEGLLVSWVFTDRPDLSLKVLPKLQAKERGEEQVELSTIEDLIEDAIVSTQPAMMVNLRACPAPGGLVPSEKPPTVPQTQPAIPRPTRLFLRQLRASHLGSELEGTGEVCCVAELDNPMQQKWTKPMRAGPEVEWNEDLTLDLGPQSRELTLKVLRSSSCGDPELLGQATLSVGSPSRPLSRRQVCLLTPGPGKALGLAATMAAELQYEEGSPRNLGTPTSSTPRPSITPTKKIELDRTIMPDGTIVTTVTTVQSRPRVDGKLDSPSRSPSKVEVTEKTTTVLSESGGPSSTSHSSSPGESHLSNGLDPVAETAIRQLTEPSGRAAKKTPTKRSTLIISGVSKVPIAQDELALSLGYAASLEASMQDEAGTSGGPSSPPSDPPAMSPGPLDALSSPTSVQEADETTRSDISERPSVDDVESETGSTGALETRSLKDHKVSFLRSGTKLIFRRRPRQKEAGLSQSHDDLSNTTATPSVRKKAGSFSRRLIKRFSFKSKPKANGNPSPQL from the exons ATGGATCCGGGCTGGGGGCAGCGGGACGTGGGCTGGGCGGCCCTGCTGCTCCTCTTCGCCGCCTCGCTGCTCACGGTGTTCGGCTGGCTGCTGCAGTATGCCCGGGGCTTGTGGCTGGCGCGGGCCCGCGGGGGCCGGGGCCAGGCACCCGCCTTAGCTAACGAGCCCGCCGGCTCCCTGCGGGAGCTGGGCGTGTGGCGCTCGCTGCTGCGGCTGCGGGCGACTCGGGCTGGAGCCCCTGAGGAGCCAGGCGTCCGGGGCCTCCTGGCGTCGCTCTTCGCCTTCAAGTCTTTCCGGGAGAACTGGCAGCGGGCTTGGGTGCGAGCACTGAACGAGCAGGCCTGCAGGGATGGG AGCTCCATCCAAATCGCCTTTGAGGAGGTGCCCCAACTCCCACCCAGAGCCAGCATCAATCATGTGACCTGCGTAGACCAATCAGAGCACACCATG GTGCTGCATTGCCAGCTCTCTGCTGAGGAGATGATGTTCCCTGTCTCTGTGACCCAGCAGTCCCCCGCTGCTGTCTCCATGGAGACCTACCACGTCACTCTGACACTGCCACCAACACAG TTGGAAGTCAACCTGGAGGAAATCCCTGGTGAAGGCCTGCTTGTATCCTGGGTCTTCACTGATCGCCCGGATCTCAGCCTGAAGGTGCTTCCCAAGCTGCAGGCCAAGGAG AGAGGTGAGGAGCAAGTAGAGCTCTCTACTATTGAGGACTTGATCGAGGATGCCATAGTCAGCACCCAGCCAGCTATGATGGTCAACCTCAGGGCTTGCCCTGCCCCTGGAGGCCTG GTACCTAGTGAGAAGCCACCCACAGTGCCCCAGACCCAGCCAGCCATCCCCAGACCCACCCGGTTATTCCTAAGGCAGCTTCGAGCATCTCATCTGGGAAGTGAGCTGGAAG GCACTGGGGAAGTGTGCTGTGTAGCTGAGCTCGACAACCCCATGCAACAGAAGTGGACCAAGCCCATGAGGGCTGGTCCTGAGGTGGAATGGAATGAGGACCTGACACT GGATTTGGGCCCCCAGAGCCGAGAGCTGACCCTCAAAGTGCTGAGGAGTAGCAGCTGTGGAGATC CTGAACTCTTAGGCCAGGCCACACTGTCTGTGGGCTCCCCTTCCAGACCACTGTCCCGAAGACAGGTGTGCCTGCTCACCCCTGGGCCAGGGAAAGCCCTAGGGCTGGCAGCCACCATGGCAGCAGAG CTTCAGTATGAGGAGGGCTCGCCCCGGAACCTGGGCACTCCCACCTCCTCCACTCCACGCCCCAGCATCACCCCTACCAAGAAAATTGAGTTGGACCGGACCATCATGCCTGATGGCACCATTGTCACCACAGTTACCACCGTCCAGTCCCGGCCCCGGGTAGATGGCAAATTAG aCTCCCCCTCCCGCTCCCCGTCCAAGGTGGAGGTGACTGAGAAGACGACAACCGTGCTGAGTGAGAGTGGTGGCCCCAGCAGTACCTCCCATAGCAGCAGCC CAGGGGAGAGCCACCTTTCCAACGGCCTGGACCCTGTAGCAGAGACAGCAATTCGCCAGCTGACTGAGCCCAGCGGGCGGGCAGCCAAGAAGACACCCACCAAGCGTAGCACACTCATCATCTCTGGGGTTTCCAAG GTGCCCATTGCTCAGGACGAGTTGGCACTATCCCTGGGCTATGCGGCATCCCTGGAAGCCTCAATGCAGGATGAGGCAGGGACCAGCGGAGGTCCCTCTTCACCCCCCTCAGACCCACCAGCCATGTCCCCAGGACCGCTAGATGCCCTCTCCAGTCCCACGAGTGTCCAGGAAGCAGATGAGACAACACGTTCGGACATTTCTGAGAGACCGTCTGTGGATGACGTTGAGTCGGAAACAGGATCTACTGGTGCCCTGGAAACGCGCAGCCTCAAGGATCACAAAG TGAGCTTCCTGCGCAGTGGCACAAAGCTCATCTTCCGCCGGAGGCCTCGTCAGAAGGAAGCTGGTCTGAGCCAATCACACGATGACCTCTCCAACACGACAGCCACACCTAGCGTCCGAAAGAAGGCTGGCAGCTTTTCTCGCCGTCTTATCAAGCGCTTTTCCTTCAAATCCAAACCCAAGGCCAATGGCAACCCTAGCCCGCAGCTCTGA